The Oxyura jamaicensis isolate SHBP4307 breed ruddy duck chromosome 28, BPBGC_Ojam_1.0, whole genome shotgun sequence genome contains a region encoding:
- the HNRNPM gene encoding heterogeneous nuclear ribonucleoprotein M isoform X3, which produces MDAEGKSRGCAVVEFKMEESMKKAAEVLNKHSLGGRPLKVKEDPDGEHARRAMQKVMAAGGMGIGPGPGGPGMLNIPPSILNNPNIPNEIIHALQAGRLGSTVFVANLDYKVGWKKLKEVFSMAGVVVRADILEDKDGKSRGIGTVTFEQAIEAVQAISMFNGQLLFDRPMHVKMDERAFPKGDFFPPERPQQLPRMGMEGMGFGMNKMGGMEGPFGGMENIGRFPAGMNMGRMSEMDRAMGGGFEREFGRNEMGMSRSFGDTLERGIGGGNASIPGIERMAPGIDRMGSGMERIPSGMGHGMERVGSEIDRMGLVLDRMSSNVERIGSGIDRMAPLGIDHMAPNIERMGPAIERMGSGIERMGSGIGFGIERMGAAIERVGTTMDRMGSGVERMGSGMDRMGIGMERMVPAGMGAGMGQVIERMPGGLDRIGANPMERIGIDRMGAASMERMGLERIGATNMERMGPAMGQGMGAGIDRMGLAMGSNFERPMDMERGNFAGNFAGSLGGTGGPAAGVARKACQIFVRNLPFDFTWKMLKDKFNECGHVLYADIKMENGKSKGCGVVRFESPEVAERACRMMNGIQLRGREIDVRIDRNA; this is translated from the exons ATGGACGCTGAAGGAAAGTCAAGG GGATGCGC TGTTGTTGAATTCAAGATGgaagaaagcatgaaaaagGCTGCAGAGGTTTTGAACAAGCATAGTCTTGGTGGAAGACCATTGAAAGTGAAAGAA gatccTGATGGCGAGCATGCCAGGAGAGCAATGCAGAAAGTCATGGCAGCTGGTGGAATGGGTATTGGTCCGGGCCCAGGTGGCCCTGGAATGCTCAATATCCCACCTAGTATACTCAACAATCCCAACATACCCAATGAGATCATCCATGCCTTACAGGCAGGGAGACTTGGAAGCACTGTCTTTGTCGCAAAT CTGGATTACAAGGTTGGGtggaagaaactgaaagaagtATTCAGCATGGCTGGTGTTGTGGTTCGGGCAGACATCTTAGAAGATAAAGATGGCAAGAGTCGTGGGATCGGCACTGTCACTTTTGAACAAGCTATAGAGGCTGTTCAGGCTATAT caatgttTAATGGGCAGCTGCTGTTTGACAGACCAATGCATGTAAAAATG gatGAACGAGCCTTTCCTAAAGGAGATTTCTTTCCTCCAGAGCGACCACAACAACTTCCTC GAATGGGAATGGAAGGCATGGGCTTTGGAATGAATAAAATGGGAG GAATGGAAGGTCCGTTTGGTGGCATGGAAAACATCGGGCGCTTTCCAGCTGGAATGAACATGGGCAGAATGAGTG AGATGGATCGTGCCATGGGTGGAGGATTTGAGAGAGaatttggaagaaatgaaatgggAATGTCTCGTAGTTTTGGAGACACCTTGGAGAGAGGAATAG GTGGTGGAAATGCCAGCATTCCTGGGATTGAGAGGATGGCACCTGGCATTGATCGTATGGGCTCGGGAATGGAAAGAATACCCTCTGGGATGGGGCATGGGATGGAGAGAGTAGGGTCAGAAATAGACAGGATGGGTCTTGTTTTGGACCGCATGAGTTCCAACGTGGAACGGATCGGTTCTGGAATTGACCGAATGGCCCCTCTGGGCATCGATCACATGGCTCCTAACATTGAGAGGATGGGACCAGCTATTGAGAGAATGGGTTCTGGCATAGAAAGAATGGGCTCTGGAATAGGCTTTGGCATTGAGAGGATGGGCGCTGCCATTGAACGTGTTGGTACCACTATGGATAGAATGGGATCAGGTGTAGAACGAATGGGTTCTGGCATGGATAGGATGGGTATAGGTATGGAGCGTATGGTCCCTGCTGGAATGGGAGCTGGAATGGGTCAGGTCATAGAGAGAATGCCAGGTGGCTTGGATCGCATAGGTGCCAATCCTATGGAAAGAATAGGAATAGATCGTATGGGTGCTGCTAGCATGGAGAGAATGGGCTTGGAGCGCATTGGAGCCACTAATATGGAAAGAATGGGTCCTGCTATGGGACAGGGCATGGGAGCAGGCATAGATCGCATGGGACTTGCAATGGGAAGCAATTTTGAAAGACCAATGGATATGGAACGTGGAAACTTTGCAGGCAATTTTGCAGGCTCCCTTGGAGGAACTGGAGGACCTGCAGCTGGGGTGGCCAGAAAAGCCTGTCAGATATTTGTGAGAAAT ctgccttttgattttacatggaaaatgctgaaagatAAATTTAATGAATGTG gtCATGTGCTGTATGCTGATATCAAGATGGAAAATGGGAAGTCTAAGGGCTGTGGTGTGGTTAGATTTGAGTCCCCAGAAGTAGCTGAGAGAGCCTGCCGTATGATGAATGGGATACAGCTTCGTGGGAGGGAGATTGATGTGCGAATTGATAGAAATGCTTAA
- the HNRNPM gene encoding heterogeneous nuclear ribonucleoprotein M isoform X5: MDAEGKSRGCAVVEFKMEESMKKAAEVLNKHSLGGRPLKVKEDPDGEHARRAMQKVMAAGGMGIGPGPGGPGMLNIPPSILNNPNIPNEIIHALQAGRLGSTVFVANLDYKVGWKKLKEVFSMAGVVVRADILEDKDGKSRGIGTVTFEQAIEAVQAISMFNGQLLFDRPMHVKMDERAFPKGDFFPPERPQQLPRMGMEGMGFGMNKMGGMEGPFGGMENIGRFPAGMNMGRMSGGGNASIPGIERMAPGIDRMGSGMERIPSGMGHGMERVGSEIDRMGLVLDRMSSNVERIGSGIDRMAPLGIDHMAPNIERMGPAIERMGSGIERMGSGIGFGIERMGAAIERVGTTMDRMGSGVERMGSGMDRMGIGMERMVPAGMGAGMGQVIERMPGGLDRIGANPMERIGIDRMGAASMERMGLERIGATNMERMGPAMGQGMGAGIDRMGLAMGSNFERPMDMERGNFAGNFAGSLGGTGGPAAGVARKACQIFVRNLPFDFTWKMLKDKFNECGHVLYADIKMENGKSKGCGVVRFESPEVAERACRMMNGIQLRGREIDVRIDRNA; encoded by the exons ATGGACGCTGAAGGAAAGTCAAGG GGATGCGC TGTTGTTGAATTCAAGATGgaagaaagcatgaaaaagGCTGCAGAGGTTTTGAACAAGCATAGTCTTGGTGGAAGACCATTGAAAGTGAAAGAA gatccTGATGGCGAGCATGCCAGGAGAGCAATGCAGAAAGTCATGGCAGCTGGTGGAATGGGTATTGGTCCGGGCCCAGGTGGCCCTGGAATGCTCAATATCCCACCTAGTATACTCAACAATCCCAACATACCCAATGAGATCATCCATGCCTTACAGGCAGGGAGACTTGGAAGCACTGTCTTTGTCGCAAAT CTGGATTACAAGGTTGGGtggaagaaactgaaagaagtATTCAGCATGGCTGGTGTTGTGGTTCGGGCAGACATCTTAGAAGATAAAGATGGCAAGAGTCGTGGGATCGGCACTGTCACTTTTGAACAAGCTATAGAGGCTGTTCAGGCTATAT caatgttTAATGGGCAGCTGCTGTTTGACAGACCAATGCATGTAAAAATG gatGAACGAGCCTTTCCTAAAGGAGATTTCTTTCCTCCAGAGCGACCACAACAACTTCCTC GAATGGGAATGGAAGGCATGGGCTTTGGAATGAATAAAATGGGAG GAATGGAAGGTCCGTTTGGTGGCATGGAAAACATCGGGCGCTTTCCAGCTGGAATGAACATGGGCAGAATGAGTG GTGGTGGAAATGCCAGCATTCCTGGGATTGAGAGGATGGCACCTGGCATTGATCGTATGGGCTCGGGAATGGAAAGAATACCCTCTGGGATGGGGCATGGGATGGAGAGAGTAGGGTCAGAAATAGACAGGATGGGTCTTGTTTTGGACCGCATGAGTTCCAACGTGGAACGGATCGGTTCTGGAATTGACCGAATGGCCCCTCTGGGCATCGATCACATGGCTCCTAACATTGAGAGGATGGGACCAGCTATTGAGAGAATGGGTTCTGGCATAGAAAGAATGGGCTCTGGAATAGGCTTTGGCATTGAGAGGATGGGCGCTGCCATTGAACGTGTTGGTACCACTATGGATAGAATGGGATCAGGTGTAGAACGAATGGGTTCTGGCATGGATAGGATGGGTATAGGTATGGAGCGTATGGTCCCTGCTGGAATGGGAGCTGGAATGGGTCAGGTCATAGAGAGAATGCCAGGTGGCTTGGATCGCATAGGTGCCAATCCTATGGAAAGAATAGGAATAGATCGTATGGGTGCTGCTAGCATGGAGAGAATGGGCTTGGAGCGCATTGGAGCCACTAATATGGAAAGAATGGGTCCTGCTATGGGACAGGGCATGGGAGCAGGCATAGATCGCATGGGACTTGCAATGGGAAGCAATTTTGAAAGACCAATGGATATGGAACGTGGAAACTTTGCAGGCAATTTTGCAGGCTCCCTTGGAGGAACTGGAGGACCTGCAGCTGGGGTGGCCAGAAAAGCCTGTCAGATATTTGTGAGAAAT ctgccttttgattttacatggaaaatgctgaaagatAAATTTAATGAATGTG gtCATGTGCTGTATGCTGATATCAAGATGGAAAATGGGAAGTCTAAGGGCTGTGGTGTGGTTAGATTTGAGTCCCCAGAAGTAGCTGAGAGAGCCTGCCGTATGATGAATGGGATACAGCTTCGTGGGAGGGAGATTGATGTGCGAATTGATAGAAATGCTTAA
- the HNRNPM gene encoding heterogeneous nuclear ribonucleoprotein M isoform X4, protein MDAEGKSRGCAVVEFKMEESMKKAAEVLNKHSLGGRPLKVKEDPDGEHARRAMQKVMAAGGMGIGPGPGGPGMLNIPPSILNNPNIPNEIIHALQAGRLGSTVFVANLDYKVGWKKLKEVFSMAGVVVRADILEDKDGKSRGIGTVTFEQAIEAVQAISMFNGQLLFDRPMHVKMDERAFPKGDFFPPERPQQLPHGLGGIGMGLGPGGQPIDANHLNKGMGMGNMGPGGMGMEGMGFGMNKMGGMEGPFGGMENIGRFPAGMNMGRMSEMDRAMGGGFEREFGRNEMGMSRSFGDTLERGIGGGNASIPGIERMAPGIDRMGSGMERIPSGMGHGMERVGSEIDRMGLVLDRMSSNVERIGSGIDRMAPLGIDHMAPNIERMGPAIERMGSGIERMGSGIGFGIERMGAAIERVGTTMDRMGSGVERMGSGMDRMGIGMERMVPAGMGAGMGQVIERMPGGLDRIGANPMERIGIDRMGAASMERMGLERIGATNMERMGPAMGQGMGAGIDRMGLAMGSNFERPMDMERGNFAGNFAGSLGGTGGPAAGVARKACQIFVRNEKSFLRMKMTVLNYGFPGWRTCFEETEVLTSRLTVPQ, encoded by the exons ATGGACGCTGAAGGAAAGTCAAGG GGATGCGC TGTTGTTGAATTCAAGATGgaagaaagcatgaaaaagGCTGCAGAGGTTTTGAACAAGCATAGTCTTGGTGGAAGACCATTGAAAGTGAAAGAA gatccTGATGGCGAGCATGCCAGGAGAGCAATGCAGAAAGTCATGGCAGCTGGTGGAATGGGTATTGGTCCGGGCCCAGGTGGCCCTGGAATGCTCAATATCCCACCTAGTATACTCAACAATCCCAACATACCCAATGAGATCATCCATGCCTTACAGGCAGGGAGACTTGGAAGCACTGTCTTTGTCGCAAAT CTGGATTACAAGGTTGGGtggaagaaactgaaagaagtATTCAGCATGGCTGGTGTTGTGGTTCGGGCAGACATCTTAGAAGATAAAGATGGCAAGAGTCGTGGGATCGGCACTGTCACTTTTGAACAAGCTATAGAGGCTGTTCAGGCTATAT caatgttTAATGGGCAGCTGCTGTTTGACAGACCAATGCATGTAAAAATG gatGAACGAGCCTTTCCTAAAGGAGATTTCTTTCCTCCAGAGCGACCACAACAACTTCCTC atggtCTTGGTGGTATTGGCATGGGATTAGGACCTGGAGGTCAACCTATTGATGCAAATCATTTAAACAAAGGCATGGGAATGGGCAACATGGGACCTGGAG GAATGGGAATGGAAGGCATGGGCTTTGGAATGAATAAAATGGGAG GAATGGAAGGTCCGTTTGGTGGCATGGAAAACATCGGGCGCTTTCCAGCTGGAATGAACATGGGCAGAATGAGTG AGATGGATCGTGCCATGGGTGGAGGATTTGAGAGAGaatttggaagaaatgaaatgggAATGTCTCGTAGTTTTGGAGACACCTTGGAGAGAGGAATAG GTGGTGGAAATGCCAGCATTCCTGGGATTGAGAGGATGGCACCTGGCATTGATCGTATGGGCTCGGGAATGGAAAGAATACCCTCTGGGATGGGGCATGGGATGGAGAGAGTAGGGTCAGAAATAGACAGGATGGGTCTTGTTTTGGACCGCATGAGTTCCAACGTGGAACGGATCGGTTCTGGAATTGACCGAATGGCCCCTCTGGGCATCGATCACATGGCTCCTAACATTGAGAGGATGGGACCAGCTATTGAGAGAATGGGTTCTGGCATAGAAAGAATGGGCTCTGGAATAGGCTTTGGCATTGAGAGGATGGGCGCTGCCATTGAACGTGTTGGTACCACTATGGATAGAATGGGATCAGGTGTAGAACGAATGGGTTCTGGCATGGATAGGATGGGTATAGGTATGGAGCGTATGGTCCCTGCTGGAATGGGAGCTGGAATGGGTCAGGTCATAGAGAGAATGCCAGGTGGCTTGGATCGCATAGGTGCCAATCCTATGGAAAGAATAGGAATAGATCGTATGGGTGCTGCTAGCATGGAGAGAATGGGCTTGGAGCGCATTGGAGCCACTAATATGGAAAGAATGGGTCCTGCTATGGGACAGGGCATGGGAGCAGGCATAGATCGCATGGGACTTGCAATGGGAAGCAATTTTGAAAGACCAATGGATATGGAACGTGGAAACTTTGCAGGCAATTTTGCAGGCTCCCTTGGAGGAACTGGAGGACCTGCAGCTGGGGTGGCCAGAAAAGCCTGTCAGATATTTGTGAGAAAT GAGAAAAGCTTTCTGCGTATGAAAATGACGGTGCTGAACTATGGCTTCCCAGGATGGAGAACATGTTTTGAAGAGACGGAAGTACTGACAAGTCGTTTAACAGTTCCTCAGTAA
- the HNRNPM gene encoding heterogeneous nuclear ribonucleoprotein M isoform X2, translating to MDAEGKSRGCAVVEFKMEESMKKAAEVLNKHSLGGRPLKVKEDPDGEHARRAMQKVMAAGGMGIGPGPGGPGMLNIPPSILNNPNIPNEIIHALQAGRLGSTVFVANLDYKVGWKKLKEVFSMAGVVVRADILEDKDGKSRGIGTVTFEQAIEAVQAISMFNGQLLFDRPMHVKMDERAFPKGDFFPPERPQQLPHGLGGIGMGLGPGGQPIDANHLNKGMGMGNMGPGGMGMEGMGFGMNKMGGMEGPFGGMENIGRFPAGMNMGRMSGGGNASIPGIERMAPGIDRMGSGMERIPSGMGHGMERVGSEIDRMGLVLDRMSSNVERIGSGIDRMAPLGIDHMAPNIERMGPAIERMGSGIERMGSGIGFGIERMGAAIERVGTTMDRMGSGVERMGSGMDRMGIGMERMVPAGMGAGMGQVIERMPGGLDRIGANPMERIGIDRMGAASMERMGLERIGATNMERMGPAMGQGMGAGIDRMGLAMGSNFERPMDMERGNFAGNFAGSLGGTGGPAAGVARKACQIFVRNLPFDFTWKMLKDKFNECGHVLYADIKMENGKSKGCGVVRFESPEVAERACRMMNGIQLRGREIDVRIDRNA from the exons ATGGACGCTGAAGGAAAGTCAAGG GGATGCGC TGTTGTTGAATTCAAGATGgaagaaagcatgaaaaagGCTGCAGAGGTTTTGAACAAGCATAGTCTTGGTGGAAGACCATTGAAAGTGAAAGAA gatccTGATGGCGAGCATGCCAGGAGAGCAATGCAGAAAGTCATGGCAGCTGGTGGAATGGGTATTGGTCCGGGCCCAGGTGGCCCTGGAATGCTCAATATCCCACCTAGTATACTCAACAATCCCAACATACCCAATGAGATCATCCATGCCTTACAGGCAGGGAGACTTGGAAGCACTGTCTTTGTCGCAAAT CTGGATTACAAGGTTGGGtggaagaaactgaaagaagtATTCAGCATGGCTGGTGTTGTGGTTCGGGCAGACATCTTAGAAGATAAAGATGGCAAGAGTCGTGGGATCGGCACTGTCACTTTTGAACAAGCTATAGAGGCTGTTCAGGCTATAT caatgttTAATGGGCAGCTGCTGTTTGACAGACCAATGCATGTAAAAATG gatGAACGAGCCTTTCCTAAAGGAGATTTCTTTCCTCCAGAGCGACCACAACAACTTCCTC atggtCTTGGTGGTATTGGCATGGGATTAGGACCTGGAGGTCAACCTATTGATGCAAATCATTTAAACAAAGGCATGGGAATGGGCAACATGGGACCTGGAG GAATGGGAATGGAAGGCATGGGCTTTGGAATGAATAAAATGGGAG GAATGGAAGGTCCGTTTGGTGGCATGGAAAACATCGGGCGCTTTCCAGCTGGAATGAACATGGGCAGAATGAGTG GTGGTGGAAATGCCAGCATTCCTGGGATTGAGAGGATGGCACCTGGCATTGATCGTATGGGCTCGGGAATGGAAAGAATACCCTCTGGGATGGGGCATGGGATGGAGAGAGTAGGGTCAGAAATAGACAGGATGGGTCTTGTTTTGGACCGCATGAGTTCCAACGTGGAACGGATCGGTTCTGGAATTGACCGAATGGCCCCTCTGGGCATCGATCACATGGCTCCTAACATTGAGAGGATGGGACCAGCTATTGAGAGAATGGGTTCTGGCATAGAAAGAATGGGCTCTGGAATAGGCTTTGGCATTGAGAGGATGGGCGCTGCCATTGAACGTGTTGGTACCACTATGGATAGAATGGGATCAGGTGTAGAACGAATGGGTTCTGGCATGGATAGGATGGGTATAGGTATGGAGCGTATGGTCCCTGCTGGAATGGGAGCTGGAATGGGTCAGGTCATAGAGAGAATGCCAGGTGGCTTGGATCGCATAGGTGCCAATCCTATGGAAAGAATAGGAATAGATCGTATGGGTGCTGCTAGCATGGAGAGAATGGGCTTGGAGCGCATTGGAGCCACTAATATGGAAAGAATGGGTCCTGCTATGGGACAGGGCATGGGAGCAGGCATAGATCGCATGGGACTTGCAATGGGAAGCAATTTTGAAAGACCAATGGATATGGAACGTGGAAACTTTGCAGGCAATTTTGCAGGCTCCCTTGGAGGAACTGGAGGACCTGCAGCTGGGGTGGCCAGAAAAGCCTGTCAGATATTTGTGAGAAAT ctgccttttgattttacatggaaaatgctgaaagatAAATTTAATGAATGTG gtCATGTGCTGTATGCTGATATCAAGATGGAAAATGGGAAGTCTAAGGGCTGTGGTGTGGTTAGATTTGAGTCCCCAGAAGTAGCTGAGAGAGCCTGCCGTATGATGAATGGGATACAGCTTCGTGGGAGGGAGATTGATGTGCGAATTGATAGAAATGCTTAA
- the HNRNPM gene encoding heterogeneous nuclear ribonucleoprotein M isoform X6, translating into MDAEGKSRGCAVVEFKMEESMKKAAEVLNKHSLGGRPLKVKEDPDGEHARRAMQKVMAAGGMGIGPGPGGPGMLNIPPSILNNPNIPNEIIHALQAGRLGSTVFVANLDYKVGWKKLKEVFSMAGVVVRADILEDKDGKSRGIGTVTFEQAIEAVQAISMFNGQLLFDRPMHVKMDERAFPKGDFFPPERPQQLPHGLGGIGMGLGPGGQPIDANHLNKGMGMGNMGPGGMGMEGMGFGMNKMGGMEGPFGGMENIGRFPAGMNMGRMSEMDRAMGGGFEREFGRNEMGMSRSFGDTLERGIGGGNASIPGIERMAPGIDRMGSGMERIPSGMGHGMERVGSEIDRMGLVLDRMSSNVERIGSGIDRMAPLGIDHMAPNIERMGPAIERMGSGIERMGSGIGFGIERMGAAIERVGTTMDRMGSGVERMGSGMDRMGIGMERMVPAGMGAGMGQVIERMPGGLDRIGANPMERIGIDRMGAASMERMGLERIGATNMERMGPAMGQGMGAGIDRMGLAMGSNFERPMDMERGNFAGNFAGSLGGTGGPAAGVARKACQIFVRNLPFDFTWKMLKDKFNECGHVLYADIKMENGKSKGCGVVRFESPEVAERACRMMNGIQLRGREIDVRIDRNA; encoded by the exons ATGGACGCTGAAGGAAAGTCAAGG GGATGCGC TGTTGTTGAATTCAAGATGgaagaaagcatgaaaaagGCTGCAGAGGTTTTGAACAAGCATAGTCTTGGTGGAAGACCATTGAAAGTGAAAGAA gatccTGATGGCGAGCATGCCAGGAGAGCAATGCAGAAAGTCATGGCAGCTGGTGGAATGGGTATTGGTCCGGGCCCAGGTGGCCCTGGAATGCTCAATATCCCACCTAGTATACTCAACAATCCCAACATACCCAATGAGATCATCCATGCCTTACAGGCAGGGAGACTTGGAAGCACTGTCTTTGTCGCAAAT CTGGATTACAAGGTTGGGtggaagaaactgaaagaagtATTCAGCATGGCTGGTGTTGTGGTTCGGGCAGACATCTTAGAAGATAAAGATGGCAAGAGTCGTGGGATCGGCACTGTCACTTTTGAACAAGCTATAGAGGCTGTTCAGGCTATAT caatgttTAATGGGCAGCTGCTGTTTGACAGACCAATGCATGTAAAAATG gatGAACGAGCCTTTCCTAAAGGAGATTTCTTTCCTCCAGAGCGACCACAACAACTTCCTC atggtCTTGGTGGTATTGGCATGGGATTAGGACCTGGAGGTCAACCTATTGATGCAAATCATTTAAACAAAGGCATGGGAATGGGCAACATGGGACCTGGAG GAATGGGAATGGAAGGCATGGGCTTTGGAATGAATAAAATGGGAG GAATGGAAGGTCCGTTTGGTGGCATGGAAAACATCGGGCGCTTTCCAGCTGGAATGAACATGGGCAGAATGAGTG AGATGGATCGTGCCATGGGTGGAGGATTTGAGAGAGaatttggaagaaatgaaatgggAATGTCTCGTAGTTTTGGAGACACCTTGGAGAGAGGAATAG GTGGTGGAAATGCCAGCATTCCTGGGATTGAGAGGATGGCACCTGGCATTGATCGTATGGGCTCGGGAATGGAAAGAATACCCTCTGGGATGGGGCATGGGATGGAGAGAGTAGGGTCAGAAATAGACAGGATGGGTCTTGTTTTGGACCGCATGAGTTCCAACGTGGAACGGATCGGTTCTGGAATTGACCGAATGGCCCCTCTGGGCATCGATCACATGGCTCCTAACATTGAGAGGATGGGACCAGCTATTGAGAGAATGGGTTCTGGCATAGAAAGAATGGGCTCTGGAATAGGCTTTGGCATTGAGAGGATGGGCGCTGCCATTGAACGTGTTGGTACCACTATGGATAGAATGGGATCAGGTGTAGAACGAATGGGTTCTGGCATGGATAGGATGGGTATAGGTATGGAGCGTATGGTCCCTGCTGGAATGGGAGCTGGAATGGGTCAGGTCATAGAGAGAATGCCAGGTGGCTTGGATCGCATAGGTGCCAATCCTATGGAAAGAATAGGAATAGATCGTATGGGTGCTGCTAGCATGGAGAGAATGGGCTTGGAGCGCATTGGAGCCACTAATATGGAAAGAATGGGTCCTGCTATGGGACAGGGCATGGGAGCAGGCATAGATCGCATGGGACTTGCAATGGGAAGCAATTTTGAAAGACCAATGGATATGGAACGTGGAAACTTTGCAGGCAATTTTGCAGGCTCCCTTGGAGGAACTGGAGGACCTGCAGCTGGGGTGGCCAGAAAAGCCTGTCAGATATTTGTGAGAAAT ctgccttttgattttacatggaaaatgctgaaagatAAATTTAATGAATGTG gtCATGTGCTGTATGCTGATATCAAGATGGAAAATGGGAAGTCTAAGGGCTGTGGTGTGGTTAGATTTGAGTCCCCAGAAGTAGCTGAGAGAGCCTGCCGTATGATGAATGGGATACAGCTTCGTGGGAGGGAGATTGATGTGCGAATTGATAGAAATGCTTAA